In the genome of Variibacter gotjawalensis, one region contains:
- a CDS encoding phosphoadenylyl-sulfate reductase, with translation MSPIVPSQAGALAEHIDSLLRPLSLPERLRAARDAVEGRIVFTTSFGIEDQVITHAIAEADVAIDIVTLDTGRLFPETHDVWAATEERYRRHIDVLAPKTDALEALVAADGINGFRQSREARTRCCGVRKVEPLARALAGAAGWVTGLRGDQSAYRAATPFAAFDAAQGLIKINPLADKTRDEVAAYVAYNEIPYNALHDRGFPSIGCAPCTRAVRLGEDERAGRWWWENDGKKECGLHTRQDVSRVKESV, from the coding sequence ATGAGTCCCATAGTCCCATCCCAAGCCGGCGCATTGGCCGAGCACATCGATTCTCTCCTGCGGCCCCTGAGCTTGCCTGAGCGCCTCCGCGCGGCACGCGACGCCGTCGAGGGCCGGATCGTGTTCACGACCAGCTTCGGCATCGAGGACCAGGTGATCACCCACGCGATCGCCGAGGCGGATGTCGCAATCGATATCGTCACGCTCGATACCGGCCGCCTGTTCCCCGAGACCCATGACGTCTGGGCGGCGACCGAGGAGCGCTACCGCCGCCATATCGACGTTCTGGCGCCGAAGACCGACGCCCTCGAAGCGCTGGTCGCCGCGGACGGCATCAACGGCTTCCGCCAATCACGCGAGGCAAGGACGCGCTGCTGCGGCGTGCGTAAGGTCGAGCCGCTCGCTCGGGCGCTGGCCGGCGCCGCCGGTTGGGTAACGGGTCTGCGCGGCGATCAGTCGGCCTACCGCGCCGCGACGCCGTTCGCAGCATTCGATGCGGCACAGGGCCTGATCAAGATCAATCCACTGGCGGACAAGACGCGCGACGAAGTCGCGGCCTACGTCGCCTACAACGAGATTCCCTACAACGCGCTGCACGATCGCGGCTTCCCGTCGATCGGCTGCGCGCCCTGTACCCGCGCCGTGCGTCTTGGCGAAGACGAGCGGGCTGGGCGCTGGTGGTGGGAAAACGACGGCAAGAAAGAGTGCGGTTTGCACACGCGGCAGGACGTGTCGCGGGTGAAGGAAAGCGTATGA
- the cysD gene encoding sulfate adenylyltransferase subunit CysD → MTATKIDEAAAQTEARRTHLDHLEAESIHIFREIAAECRNPVLLYSIGKDSSVLLHLARKAFYPEPIPFPLLHIDTTWKFREMISFRDQQARDLGLDLLVHTNQDGVAEGINPITHGSEHYTDVMKTQALRQALDKHRFDAAIGGARRDEEKSRAKERIISLRNAHHRWDPKRQRPEPWRVYNLRKRHGESFRVFPLSNWTELDVWLYLAREKIPLVPLYFAKPRPVVERDGLLIVVDDERLPLRSGEKPVERTVRFRTLGCYPLTGAVESEATTLPEVIAETLLSRTSERHGRAIDHDGSGSMERKKQEGYF, encoded by the coding sequence ATGACGGCAACAAAAATTGACGAGGCCGCGGCTCAAACGGAAGCCCGGCGCACCCACCTCGATCATCTCGAGGCGGAGAGCATCCATATTTTCCGCGAGATCGCGGCCGAGTGCCGTAACCCGGTTCTCCTGTATTCGATCGGCAAAGATTCGTCCGTGCTGCTGCATTTGGCGCGCAAGGCGTTTTATCCGGAGCCGATTCCGTTCCCGCTTTTGCACATCGATACGACGTGGAAGTTCCGCGAGATGATCTCGTTCCGCGATCAGCAGGCGCGCGATCTCGGTCTCGATCTGCTGGTGCACACCAATCAGGACGGCGTCGCGGAAGGCATTAATCCGATCACGCACGGCTCGGAACACTACACCGACGTGATGAAGACGCAGGCGCTGCGTCAGGCGCTCGACAAGCATCGCTTCGATGCCGCGATCGGCGGCGCGCGCCGCGACGAAGAGAAGTCGCGCGCGAAGGAGCGCATCATCTCGCTGCGCAATGCGCATCACCGCTGGGACCCGAAGCGCCAACGGCCGGAGCCGTGGCGCGTCTACAATCTGCGCAAGCGGCATGGCGAAAGCTTCCGCGTGTTCCCGCTGTCGAACTGGACCGAACTCGACGTGTGGCTGTATCTCGCGCGCGAGAAGATCCCGCTGGTGCCGTTGTATTTTGCGAAGCCCCGCCCGGTCGTCGAGCGTGATGGTTTGCTCATCGTCGTCGATGACGAGCGTTTGCCGCTGCGCTCTGGCGAGAAGCCGGTCGAGCGCACGGTCCGTTTCCGCACGCTCGGCTGCTACCCACTCACCGGAGCGGTCGAGAGCGAAGCCACGACGTTACCGGAGGTGATTGCCGAAACGCTACTCAGCCGCACTTCGGAACGTCACGGCCGCGCTATCGATCACGATGGGTCTGGCTCGATGGAGCGCAAGAAGCAGGAAGGATACTTCTGA